The Alnus glutinosa chromosome 3, dhAlnGlut1.1, whole genome shotgun sequence nucleotide sequence GGCCTCAACCTTGCTATCCAGGTTTCgcttcccttctctctctttctctatctccTACTCACCCAAACACACAATATGGGTATTTGTGCGTGTGtgtgatgtatatatattggtttaGCTGGTATTGATATTGGAAGGTTCGTCTGGTGACAGAACTGTCTAGTGTGGATTTGTTGATGGCTGATCTCAAGGCCTTGGAGGCGTATGCTGGTTATTTCTACTATCTGTCTAAGATTTGGTCTAAGCCACTTCCTGAAGTCTATGATCCACAAGATGTTGCTGACTATTTCAATTGCAGGCCTCACGTAGTGGCCCTTCGACTTATTGAGGTACTTGAAATCAACTTATAGGAATACGAATTTTATGATATTCTAGAGGTCTGGCTCTTGTCTTGATAAAGTAATGAGTCGAAGCTTTATGCCAGGAATGAAACATGTCGATTATAACAGTGTCTGGTTCTGAACTACTCATGTTTTCAAACAATGGCAGTCTTTTGAGAATGCGGATGTGTATTCTCTGAAAAATGTCCGTCCACCGATGGGGTAGACAAGGCATGTGCTGAATATAATGCTCTCCATCTCTACCAAGAACTATCCCACATCTTCTTGGATTAGAGGAAATAATGCGGGAACATATATAATGATTTTCTTAGTTTAAGTATGAGATGTGTTCTACCTTTTGGGCCACTGTTCTCTGGTATGCGCCATGTCTTGTGCTTGGTTTTtagttcactttttttttcagGGCAGCTATATTGTCGTTATAAGCAAGTTGTTCTCTAGGGTACTTTGTGAAATACTTCCTTATCTCTTATACGATGTTTGTGCACTGGAAGGTATTTTCCTCCTTTGCATCTGCTGCAGTCAGAATTCGAAGCTCTGGTATCAGAAAGTTCTTAAGACTGAGTTCAGTTAAGGATATTGATGGGAGTGTATCACAATACAATTTTGGTATGGTGTTAAAAGAGACAATGCTAAGCCTTGGTCCTACCTTTATCAAAGGTAAGGAATATTTTCTGACTGAAGTTTTAATTTCATTGTTAAAGGTCCCTTTCCTTTCCTtcgtatttgtatttttttccccAACTACTCTTTATGCTTCCCATAttgctctttaaattatatGCCGGGCCTTTTATTTTTCCCCTGCAGTCACAAGATTACCAATATGCTAGTTACATGCCTTTACTTACTGATGCAGTTGGTCAGTCCCTTGCCACAAGGCCAGATATTATTGGTACTGAGATTTCCAAGGTAGATTGAAGAGATTTCTTTGTCTTGCTTTTTATTAGTGTAGTTTCTGCCAGCAATTAGAAAGGGTGTAtgttaaattttaagtttttaattcgTGCAAGTATTAACAATATCAACTTTATTTACTTCTGGCAATGAAGTGACTCTTAATGTGCTTCTCTTTTTATCCTTTCTGGTGTTATTTGTATGAATACCTATGTAATACTGATAATACCTCATCAAATGTTCGTGCATCGTGTCATGTTGTGTGACAATAATGATACATATCTTCCTGTAATGTTCTTTTACTGTTTCAATATGAAAAGATTAATAGGGATTGTTCAATGCTTTGTAATGCTACTTCTTAATTTTGCTAAATTCATCTTTATTTATGTCTTGTTGTGTGCTACTGGGCTTGTATGTTTTCATATGGCATCAACTATCAGGATTATGAAACTTTCTAGGATACAAATTTTTGTGTGTGCATTTTATACTTATTCATGGGAATTCTTCTACATATTTCCTTGTCTTTGTATAATGAAAGTAActgctagattttttttttttttttttttggttttgagttATGATTGCAGGCATTGTCTGAGCTGCATGATCAAATACCTCCTTTTCCCAGGACCGTGGCTATGAAAATTATTGAGGAAGAATTAGGTTCTCCTGTGGAATCATTCTTTTGCTACATCTCTAATGAACCTGTAGCTGCAGCATCGTTTGGTCAGGTGACTCTTTACGCCACTATATGtatgaatagaaaaatattgatTCCATACATGCATATTTATCTAGAAATTTTCTGATTtgggtttgtttttatttcgtTTGTGTTTTTACACAATCAAGGTCTACCGCGGGAATACTATTGATGGTTTTAGTGTTGCAGTGAAAGTTCAGCGTCCTAATTTGCGTCATCTGGTTGTGCGGGATGTCTATATTCTTCGCCTTGGGGTTTGTATTCACCTCTAGTAGTCTTAGATATCTGTTTCTAGTATGAAGTTATTTGATGATTGATTGAAAAAATGTTTCAGCTGTGGGTATTGCAAAAAATAGCAAAGAGAAAAAGTGACCTTCGCCTATATGCCGATGAGCTTGGGAAAGGTTTAGTTGGGGAATTGGATTACACTTTGGAGGCTGCAAATGCTTCAGAGTTTATGGTAATAATCATGTTTCCCATTCAAGTTTAATCTGTCTTTGTATAGTAATGATGGCTGTGAAAGTTTTTATAATAATGACTAAAAATCTTTTTTTCATGGGGCTTACAACTTTCTGCAACTATAGAGATGAAATCGAAATTTTAATGGTTTGGACATTTTGAGACAGAAATTGTACGGATTGATCCGCTAACCTTCTCCACCCTGCCTTCTATTACAGGGTTGTGTTCTTGTAGTCGAGGTTAGGTGGGGGTTGGACACTTTGGCTTTGAATAGGTTAGGGATTTATTAGCCTGTCCCAACTGCCTCTTCTAGATGTAAATCTGACACAAAATTGGACTGAAGTTTCAAAATTCATATTTAGTGGTCAGGTAATTATAACGTGACTAGTTCCCCTTGAATTGCACTAATGGGCATCAATCATAGGTCTGGTTGGTATACTTTGAGAAGTTTTAAGGGCTTAACTTTTACAATTGAAGCCACCAAGTGGGTCTGTGTTACTGACCCAAAGATTGGTTTTCTATCCCAATATTGTCTTTATAATCTATTTTGATATcattttttggggaaaaaaatggTCAAGGCCATATTTGGAATAGTGCTACTGTAGGGACCTAAGTCCAAAGTAAAAGGATAAAGAAGACAAGTGAGAAAAAACCCCTCGTATATAGAACTATAAAAACATTCCTTTCATGTGTAGTTTTTATGAGTAGTTGGGTAGAGATTGATATCAAATATTGAGTTTGGCATGTAGATATCAGTGTATCCAGTTTCCCTTGGTAAAAATGACAGTTTCTTCTTAGCAGAAACAACCTTTTAAGACTTTCAAAAGCCGGTTTGCTCAGTAGAGTCTCTATCTTAAAAAATAGATATTGTGGGTTAGCCAATCTGGTAAAAGGGGGAAAAACTAAAAGACATACTATAACAATTCTTTCGAGTGCCATGTCAATTTCTTGGATAAGATACTTGTACTGCTTACTGACTATCTAATGCCGTCCATACAGGAAGCTCATTTGCCCTTTCCATTTATTCGTGTGCCAAAAATGTTTGTGCATTTAACTCGAAAGAGAGTTCTGACTATGGAGTGGATCGCTGGTGAAAGTCCAACTGATTTACTTTCTGTATCTACTGGAAACTCTGTTGATCATGGCTCTCCTTATTCAGGGAGGCAGAAATTTGATGCAAAAAGGCGTCTTCTTGATCTGGTGCGTAATAATGACATGCATACTTACACTCCATACTTACTCAGCTTAAACTCTAGTGTATCCTGTGCTCCTGGTGTGAAGCCTGTTTTTGATAATTATCATTGTTCCTGGAGCTCAAATGAGATTTGGTAATAATTTGTAATCTTACAGAAGTAAGAAAAGCACTAGTTGAATGGGGCTGCAGGCCATGACCTTAAGTTGAGATCAACGAGTTAAGGACTgcttttttttagcaaaaaaagcaaaagcattaacaaacaactcaacacacaaaacacttaaaaatacttttacctttatgtcatatcacaaccaaaaaaaacaagaaaacacctTCTAAAAAGCATTATCAAACGAGCCCCTAATGTTGGAAATGCGGTTCCTTAATCAGTCAATTAGTTgttcaaacaaaaatatgtgCCAAGTTGTCAATTTAACTGTCTTGATGCTCCACCAGTGACATTGTCTAGCCATATTGATATGCCAATTGATAGTTACTTGTGTGTTTACTGTTTAAGGTTAACAAAGGAGTGGAGGCATCATTGGTTCAACTCCTTGAAACAGGCCTATTGCATGCTGATCCACATTCAGGAAACTTGCGGTACACATCCTCAGGTCAAatagggtaatttttttttgcctgcCCTTTCTCATTGGATGAGGTTCCGATTCTCCTGTATCAGAATATATGGTCATACCTATAGCTTTTACTCATCTCTCCTGGTAATTTCTTCTCCAGGTTTCTGGATTTTGGTTTGCTTTGTCGGATGGAAAAGAAGCATCAGTTTGCTATGCTTGCATCCATAGTGCACATAGTAAACGGGGATTGGGCATCCCTTGTTCATGCCCTGATTGAAATGGATGTTGTAAGGCCAGGGACTAACATCCGGCGAGTGACAATGGTATTATATTTGGTTCTCTCTGGTTTCAGTTTATAGCACTTCCTTAGTATATATGTTACCAGGCA carries:
- the LOC133863711 gene encoding uncharacterized protein LOC133863711, translated to MAMAATISFTSSPTPISVRYLTRASATTSQKRGRVVGNMGHLAEVVRKDVEFLKKGVSRGVEWANEALHIPRVSKTIDDLLWLRNLEEPNAPPLEPRSWPQPCYPELSSVDLLMADLKALEAYAGYFYYLSKIWSKPLPEVYDPQDVADYFNCRPHVVALRLIEVFSSFASAAVRIRSSGIRKFLRLSSVKDIDGSVSQYNFGMVLKETMLSLGPTFIKVGQSLATRPDIIGTEISKALSELHDQIPPFPRTVAMKIIEEELGSPVESFFCYISNEPVAAASFGQVYRGNTIDGFSVAVKVQRPNLRHLVVRDVYILRLGLWVLQKIAKRKSDLRLYADELGKGLVGELDYTLEAANASEFMEAHLPFPFIRVPKMFVHLTRKRVLTMEWIAGESPTDLLSVSTGNSVDHGSPYSGRQKFDAKRRLLDLVNKGVEASLVQLLETGLLHADPHSGNLRYTSSGQIGFLDFGLLCRMEKKHQFAMLASIVHIVNGDWASLVHALIEMDVVRPGTNIRRVTMDLEYALGEVEFKDGIPDIKFSRVLGKILSVAFKNQLRMPPYYTLVLRSLASLEGLAVAADKNFKTFEAAYPYVVQKLLTDNSAATRKILHSVILNKKKEFRWQRLALFLRVGATRKRLPKVTSSTSEASLDYVPNRATGVFDVANLILRLLPSKDGVVLRRLLMTADGASLIQAMVSKEAKFFRQQLCTVIADILYQWMCEALGQDNTITQSSSRVRFVSGPDNRELGSSSRLSTPICDYNSILRDRRLKMIFLKALNSTRRRPILFVRLCWASFVMFVTASALACHRILVSLSETYIGRVPVAPKQFAFSA